One region of Acidobacteriota bacterium genomic DNA includes:
- a CDS encoding M1 family metallopeptidase yields the protein MTRKGFPRWLKILSLVTAILLVAILALLIGTGWYVKHQMLDSGGKLLPSMAAYDVRHYDLAVRVEPNERRISGVNTISVVVLEPIGTFEINLDGRLKVSDVSSDGTSCDYHHDNGLISVELPRPWAAGDRRSVTIRYSGEPKVALRPPWIDGFVWSETPSGAPWIGVTGQGDGGDNWWPCKDHPSDEPDEGMDIALTVPADLVGLSNGRLIEKVQNDDGTITTKWRVSYPINNYLVTVNIAPYVRIEERYHGIDGTLDEPLVFWALPEYEQYARNMWKQMPRILEVLGRRFGEYPFFNDKFAVAHAPYYGMEHQTLVAYGALFTDNDFGFDDLLLHEVAHEWWGNKITVSDWADFWIQEGFATYAEAIFVLDTLGEKRYLDYMARIRQRIENDQPIVRGKDLTSSEAYTGDIYFKGAWVLHTMRWLLGDEDFFEIIWRFANDPEYAYGLVTTGDLVDLTAEVSGRDMDWFWQRYVYRAEEPRWWLQRKPEGDRERITISWDDSSFEMPLPVRVADDILRLEMPGGRGSFLVESGSQVEVDPLGQVLATTRD from the coding sequence ATGACGCGTAAGGGGTTCCCACGTTGGTTGAAGATTCTGAGCCTCGTCACCGCCATCCTTCTGGTCGCGATTCTCGCCCTGCTGATCGGAACCGGATGGTACGTCAAGCACCAGATGCTGGATTCTGGCGGGAAGCTCTTACCGTCGATGGCGGCCTACGACGTCAGGCACTACGATCTTGCTGTTCGCGTAGAGCCGAACGAGCGGCGGATCAGCGGTGTGAACACCATTTCGGTAGTGGTCCTCGAGCCGATCGGGACGTTCGAGATCAATCTCGACGGGCGCCTGAAAGTGAGCGACGTCAGTTCGGATGGCACGTCGTGCGACTATCACCACGATAACGGCCTGATCTCGGTCGAGTTGCCGCGGCCGTGGGCGGCGGGAGATCGGCGGAGTGTGACCATCCGCTACAGTGGCGAGCCCAAGGTCGCGTTGCGCCCACCGTGGATCGACGGTTTCGTCTGGTCGGAAACTCCGTCCGGAGCGCCCTGGATCGGCGTTACCGGGCAGGGGGACGGCGGTGACAACTGGTGGCCGTGCAAGGACCACCCCTCCGATGAGCCGGACGAGGGTATGGATATCGCGCTCACGGTGCCCGCGGACCTGGTCGGTTTGTCGAATGGGCGGTTGATCGAGAAGGTCCAAAACGACGATGGCACGATCACCACCAAGTGGCGTGTGAGCTATCCGATCAACAACTACCTGGTGACCGTCAACATCGCCCCGTACGTCAGGATTGAGGAGCGGTACCACGGGATCGACGGTACGCTCGACGAACCACTGGTCTTCTGGGCGCTTCCGGAGTACGAGCAGTACGCCCGGAACATGTGGAAGCAGATGCCGAGAATTCTCGAGGTTCTTGGCCGCCGTTTCGGTGAGTACCCGTTTTTCAACGACAAGTTCGCGGTGGCCCACGCACCCTATTACGGCATGGAACACCAGACGTTGGTGGCGTATGGCGCACTTTTCACCGACAACGACTTTGGCTTCGACGATCTTCTGCTGCACGAGGTGGCGCATGAGTGGTGGGGCAACAAGATAACTGTCTCTGACTGGGCCGACTTCTGGATTCAGGAAGGCTTCGCAACATATGCAGAGGCGATCTTCGTGCTCGATACGCTCGGCGAGAAACGGTACCTCGATTACATGGCTCGCATTCGGCAAAGAATAGAAAACGACCAACCCATTGTGCGCGGGAAGGATTTGACATCGTCCGAAGCCTACACGGGCGATATCTACTTCAAGGGCGCGTGGGTTCTGCACACGATGCGCTGGTTGCTTGGGGACGAGGATTTCTTCGAGATCATCTGGCGTTTCGCCAACGACCCCGAATACGCATACGGGCTGGTCACCACCGGGGATCTCGTCGACCTTACCGCCGAAGTCAGCGGGCGCGATATGGACTGGTTCTGGCAGAGATATGTCTATCGGGCCGAGGAACCGCGGTGGTGGCTCCAGCGAAAGCCAGAGGGGGACCGCGAGCGGATCACAATCTCGTGGGACGACTCGAGCTTCGAAATGCCGCTGCCGGTGCGAGTGGCGGACGACATCTTGCGTCTCGAGATGCCGGGCGGCCGCGGATCGTTCCTGGTCGAGAGCGGAAGCCAGGTGGAGGTCGACCCTCTAGGTCAGGTTCTCGCCACAACTCGGGATTGA
- a CDS encoding symmetrical bis(5'-nucleosyl)-tetraphosphatase has translation MATWAIGDVHGCWLTLQKLLESIQWKPNVDSLWLVGDLVNRGPSSLEVLRWARENSERLVVVLGNHDLHLLARSLGAAKKREEDTLDEILEASDRDQLLNWLRTRPLLHRFGPYVMVHAGLAPDWNISLATGLAEKLSKKISGPQGDEMIKILYAKRKTAWDVDLRGDDQLAAAAAHFTRMRMVDADGRARLDYAGPPGVAPEGWRPWFARSAARSQGYRLLFGHWAQFGFYRARDAVCLDSGCVYGGRLTALCLNDGSVVQEDSIDTAVKPGPEVTD, from the coding sequence ATGGCCACCTGGGCGATTGGCGATGTTCACGGATGCTGGCTGACCCTGCAGAAGCTGCTCGAAAGCATTCAATGGAAGCCGAATGTCGATTCTCTGTGGTTGGTCGGCGACCTTGTCAATCGCGGACCGTCCTCCCTCGAGGTGCTTCGTTGGGCGCGCGAAAACAGCGAGCGGTTGGTGGTCGTGCTCGGAAATCACGATCTTCATCTGCTCGCCCGGTCGCTTGGAGCAGCGAAGAAGAGAGAAGAAGACACGCTTGACGAAATCCTCGAGGCGTCCGATCGAGATCAACTTCTGAATTGGCTGAGGACACGGCCCTTGCTTCACCGCTTCGGACCGTATGTGATGGTGCATGCCGGTCTCGCTCCGGACTGGAATATCTCGCTCGCAACCGGCCTCGCGGAGAAGCTCTCGAAGAAAATTTCTGGCCCGCAGGGCGACGAAATGATCAAAATTCTCTATGCAAAACGAAAGACCGCCTGGGACGTCGACTTGCGTGGCGATGACCAGTTGGCTGCAGCAGCTGCGCATTTCACCCGGATGAGGATGGTGGATGCTGACGGCCGAGCCCGGCTCGACTATGCCGGTCCGCCGGGAGTTGCGCCCGAAGGTTGGCGACCCTGGTTTGCGAGGTCAGCGGCTCGCAGCCAGGGATACCGACTGCTTTTCGGACACTGGGCACAGTTCGGTTTCTACCGTGCCCGCGACGCGGTCTGTCTGGACTCCGGATGTGTGTACGGTGGGAGGTTGACGGCCCTCTGCCTCAACGACGGATCTGTTGTTCAGGAAGATTCCATCGACACTGCCGTCAAACCCGGCCCGGAGGTGACGGATTGA
- a CDS encoding oligopeptide transporter, OPT family has product MEHEQPTTIKGLPENARRPLEPGEVYVPLVPDETGVPEVTSRSVLMGLFFCALFSMAAAYLALRVGQGIEAAIPIAILAIGLSPLFARRSTILENVIVQSIGANSSHVVAGAVFTIPALYMLAAEPGSGVAEPTVLQVIIVSFLGGCLGILFLIPLRYHFMVELHGQLPWPEGTATTEILISGESAGGQAKILALAAALGAIYDGLATTFHAWAEMLSFRAVGLGQFLDRQFMTLRILNNAAIIGIGYIVGIRYAAIICAGSFLSYFVLVPLVHAIGAHAPGILPPGNIPISEMSIDEVFRFYVRIVGVGGIAGAGILGILSSLPSMVRSIGANIVGMSHQDQREITEVPRVDRSLPGSFTIVGLVVFALAAFLFFSFGIGIGGSFVYAAVATALVMLIAFLFAPVAARAIAIVGTNPVSGMTMLTLIVTGFVMLKMGLSGGNGMFVTMMVGGVVCTALAASGALASDLKVGHWIGATPARQLALKFVGTAVAAIFCGIMMWVMAQADPGQGFGTASIPAPQASAMKEILVGIFGAQTAPLQWYLFALGVLLALILRMAGIPPLAFALGMYLPMELNTPVLLGGILSWMVARKRPGDSDEDVKARTDRGVLVASGLIAGGAIMGAFDAIASAIIKQVTGSTAAKEAVYLLSDQAFEGLPGEIIGTIALVALCVFVVVFSRRARPT; this is encoded by the coding sequence ATGGAGCACGAACAGCCGACCACCATCAAGGGCCTGCCCGAGAACGCTCGCCGACCGCTCGAACCCGGAGAGGTTTACGTGCCGCTGGTCCCCGACGAGACCGGGGTGCCCGAGGTCACGAGTCGATCAGTCCTGATGGGCCTGTTCTTCTGCGCTCTGTTCTCGATGGCGGCGGCCTACCTCGCACTTCGTGTCGGCCAGGGAATTGAGGCGGCGATACCGATCGCGATTCTCGCCATCGGCCTGTCGCCGCTGTTCGCACGGCGCAGCACGATCCTCGAAAACGTCATCGTCCAATCGATCGGCGCCAATTCGTCGCACGTCGTGGCCGGAGCCGTCTTCACCATCCCGGCCCTCTACATGCTCGCCGCAGAGCCGGGCTCCGGCGTCGCCGAACCGACGGTGCTTCAGGTGATCATCGTCTCGTTCCTCGGCGGATGTCTGGGGATCCTATTCCTGATACCGCTCCGCTACCACTTCATGGTGGAGCTCCACGGCCAGCTTCCCTGGCCGGAAGGGACTGCCACCACCGAGATCCTGATTTCCGGCGAGAGCGCCGGCGGCCAAGCCAAAATCCTCGCGCTGGCCGCCGCTCTCGGGGCGATCTACGACGGGCTCGCCACGACATTCCATGCCTGGGCGGAGATGCTCAGCTTCCGAGCGGTCGGCCTCGGTCAATTTCTCGACCGACAATTCATGACGCTGCGTATCCTCAACAATGCAGCCATCATCGGAATTGGTTACATCGTAGGCATCCGTTACGCGGCGATTATCTGCGCGGGGTCGTTCTTGTCCTATTTCGTCCTCGTACCACTGGTCCACGCGATAGGGGCTCACGCGCCCGGAATCCTGCCGCCGGGAAACATACCGATATCCGAGATGTCCATCGACGAGGTCTTCAGGTTCTACGTCCGTATCGTCGGAGTCGGCGGCATCGCCGGTGCAGGCATCCTCGGGATCCTCTCGTCCCTGCCTTCGATGGTTCGCTCGATCGGCGCCAACATCGTCGGCATGAGCCACCAGGACCAGCGCGAAATCACCGAGGTGCCACGAGTCGACCGCTCGCTTCCCGGCAGCTTCACGATTGTCGGGCTGGTCGTGTTCGCCCTGGCCGCTTTCCTCTTCTTTTCGTTCGGCATCGGTATCGGCGGCTCGTTCGTGTATGCCGCAGTCGCGACCGCACTGGTGATGCTGATCGCATTTCTCTTCGCGCCGGTCGCGGCGAGGGCGATCGCGATTGTCGGCACCAACCCTGTTTCAGGGATGACCATGCTCACTCTGATTGTGACCGGTTTCGTGATGTTGAAGATGGGCCTCTCCGGAGGCAACGGCATGTTCGTGACAATGATGGTCGGTGGAGTGGTTTGCACTGCCCTGGCAGCCTCTGGTGCGCTCGCCTCGGACCTCAAGGTCGGCCATTGGATCGGAGCCACCCCGGCGCGCCAGCTCGCGTTGAAGTTCGTCGGCACGGCGGTGGCTGCCATTTTCTGCGGCATCATGATGTGGGTGATGGCCCAGGCCGATCCGGGTCAGGGCTTCGGCACCGCTTCGATTCCCGCACCCCAGGCGTCAGCGATGAAGGAGATTCTGGTCGGCATCTTCGGCGCCCAGACGGCTCCCCTCCAGTGGTACCTCTTCGCGCTCGGCGTGCTGCTCGCGTTGATCTTGCGTATGGCCGGGATACCCCCGCTGGCGTTCGCACTCGGCATGTATCTCCCGATGGAGCTCAACACCCCCGTGCTCCTCGGCGGCATCCTGTCGTGGATGGTCGCCCGAAAACGACCCGGCGATTCTGATGAGGACGTCAAGGCCCGGACCGACCGAGGTGTTCTGGTGGCATCCGGGTTGATCGCCGGAGGGGCCATCATGGGCGCCTTCGACGCGATTGCGAGCGCCATCATCAAGCAGGTCACCGGTTCAACCGCGGCCAAGGAGGCCGTCTACCTGTTGTCAGATCAGGCGTTCGAGGGCCTCCCCGGTGAGATCATCGGCACGATCGCTCTGGTCGCGCTGTGTGTCTTCGTGGTCGTCTTCTCTCGCCGCGCGCGGCCAACGTGA
- a CDS encoding alpha/beta hydrolase yields MGATINPVSVPGVRYSEHRLQVESGVRLLLYEWQPKVDTRAEPVFFVAGWISLVTGWVPLLNDLVRSRPVYYLETREKESAEISPQLMQAESFSIPRLADDLIEVSAQLGLDNNRTVLFGSSMGSNAILEALKGERLVAKAAFLIGPNVEFHFPWWGRPLVHLPPWVYNAAKPFVLWYLRTFRVNTQEDPEQMARYVRTIRAADPRRIMASAQAVINYDAMPGLETIVAPVAVAYAPSDTLHGEEEVQRIVDAMPNGVAVRCPSNTYMHTAEVVADLERFLSGLDSDTESP; encoded by the coding sequence ATGGGAGCTACGATCAACCCGGTTTCGGTACCCGGGGTTCGGTATTCAGAGCACAGATTACAGGTCGAGAGCGGCGTCAGGCTCTTGCTGTACGAGTGGCAGCCGAAGGTCGACACCCGTGCGGAGCCAGTTTTCTTCGTCGCCGGTTGGATCTCCCTCGTCACCGGCTGGGTCCCGCTTCTGAACGACCTCGTGCGGTCGCGGCCGGTCTACTATCTCGAAACACGGGAAAAAGAATCGGCAGAGATCTCGCCGCAACTGATGCAGGCGGAGAGCTTCTCGATACCTCGACTCGCCGACGACCTGATCGAAGTATCGGCGCAACTCGGGCTCGACAACAATCGCACTGTGCTGTTCGGCAGCTCGATGGGGTCGAACGCGATTCTCGAGGCTCTCAAAGGAGAGCGGTTGGTCGCGAAGGCGGCCTTCCTGATCGGACCCAACGTGGAGTTTCATTTCCCCTGGTGGGGCCGCCCCCTGGTACATCTGCCGCCGTGGGTTTACAACGCGGCAAAACCATTTGTCCTGTGGTACTTGCGCACCTTCCGCGTCAACACGCAAGAAGACCCAGAACAGATGGCCCGCTACGTTCGGACCATCCGGGCGGCTGACCCCCGGCGTATCATGGCGTCGGCCCAGGCGGTCATCAATTACGACGCGATGCCGGGGCTCGAAACCATCGTAGCGCCGGTTGCGGTCGCCTATGCGCCGTCCGACACTCTCCACGGCGAAGAGGAGGTCCAACGCATTGTCGACGCGATGCCGAACGGCGTCGCGGTTCGCTGCCCATCCAATACCTATATGCACACCGCCGAGGTCGTGGCCGACCTCGAACGATTTCTTTCCGGGCTCGATTCGGATACGGAGTCACCATGA
- a CDS encoding DNA-3-methyladenine glycosylase I yields the protein MTERHRCGWCGDDALYVAYHDDEWGVPIYDDRKLFEFLILEGAQAGLSWSTILRKREGYRRAFADFDSSKVARYGEKEIAGLLNDPEIVRNRLKVRSAVTNAQAFLDVQHEWGSFSKYIWSFVDGRAIQNAWRSMSEIPATTPLAEKISKDLKARRFRFVGPTIVYAHMQATGMVNDHLVDCFRYPEVMALGKSP from the coding sequence ATGACGGAGCGGCATCGCTGTGGATGGTGCGGGGATGACGCGCTCTACGTTGCCTACCACGACGACGAATGGGGGGTGCCGATTTACGACGATCGGAAGCTCTTCGAATTCCTGATACTGGAGGGAGCGCAGGCGGGTCTGAGCTGGTCGACGATTCTCAGGAAGCGGGAAGGTTACCGCCGTGCATTCGCCGACTTCGATTCGTCAAAGGTCGCTCGCTATGGAGAGAAGGAGATTGCGGGCCTCCTGAACGATCCCGAGATCGTCCGCAACCGACTGAAGGTCAGATCGGCGGTGACGAACGCACAGGCGTTCCTCGATGTTCAGCACGAGTGGGGGAGCTTTTCGAAATACATCTGGTCTTTCGTCGATGGTCGGGCGATTCAGAATGCCTGGCGTTCAATGTCAGAGATCCCTGCCACGACGCCGCTCGCAGAGAAGATTTCGAAGGACCTCAAGGCGCGGCGCTTCCGATTTGTCGGGCCGACGATTGTGTATGCACACATGCAGGCGACCGGCATGGTCAATGATCACCTGGTCGATTGTTTCCGCTATCCGGAGGTCATGGCGCTCGGCAAGAGCCCCTGA
- a CDS encoding CHAD domain-containing protein: MKKTYALSSEDRADVAASKILAALLEALRANVDGVIEGADIEYLHDLRVANRRTRTFLSQIKGVIPKPVVGEFAPHFKRLGALTGPCRDLDVAAFDLDRYRQQLEIDRLDLAPVQQFLENRRGTEQLLVASELRSATFREFLENWARFLQSVPGVGEEQPHVASLRVTDVAGPRILRAAKRIRKRGSGASADSPAALLHRLRIDGKKLRYLLEFFSDLYPPTTVAGFINDLKQFQDILGEFNDTRVQLALIEEAMSQSAHPSVSAQKTLAAVDRLKSTMTHRQRQLRVDFGARFECFTSDESRKRYKKTFRNH, encoded by the coding sequence ATGAAGAAGACGTACGCCCTCTCCTCGGAAGACCGCGCCGACGTGGCGGCGTCGAAGATCCTCGCCGCCCTGCTCGAGGCGCTGCGGGCGAATGTGGATGGCGTGATCGAAGGCGCCGACATCGAGTACCTACATGATCTTCGTGTCGCCAACCGCCGGACCCGCACCTTCCTGTCGCAGATCAAGGGCGTGATTCCGAAGCCGGTGGTGGGAGAGTTCGCTCCCCATTTCAAACGCCTCGGTGCCCTCACCGGTCCATGCCGGGATCTGGACGTGGCTGCATTCGATCTGGATCGCTATCGGCAGCAGCTCGAAATCGACCGACTCGATCTCGCCCCTGTTCAGCAGTTCCTGGAGAATCGGCGCGGCACGGAGCAGCTCCTGGTGGCGAGCGAGCTTCGATCTGCCACCTTCCGGGAATTCCTCGAAAATTGGGCCAGGTTTCTCCAGTCCGTCCCCGGAGTCGGTGAGGAACAGCCGCACGTCGCATCCTTGCGGGTCACTGACGTCGCTGGGCCCCGCATTCTCAGGGCCGCGAAGAGGATCCGGAAACGGGGATCGGGCGCCTCAGCTGATTCGCCGGCCGCCCTCCTCCACCGACTTCGGATCGACGGGAAGAAGCTCCGTTACCTGCTCGAGTTCTTCTCCGATCTTTATCCACCCACCACCGTCGCCGGCTTCATCAACGACCTCAAGCAATTTCAGGACATCCTCGGCGAGTTCAACGACACCCGGGTTCAGTTGGCGCTCATCGAAGAGGCCATGAGCCAATCCGCGCACCCTTCGGTCTCGGCTCAGAAAACACTCGCGGCGGTCGACCGGTTGAAGTCCACAATGACCCATCGGCAGCGGCAGCTTCGGGTCGACTTCGGTGCACGCTTCGAGTGCTTCACCAGTGATGAAAGTCGCAAGCGTTACAAGAAAACCTTCAGAAACCACTGA
- a CDS encoding histidine phosphatase family protein produces MKTLLVMRHAKSDWGATFSSDRERPLSRRGINAARRVGRFLSDAGTTPDLVLSSTAVRALTTAELAADAGDWDCEILTSENLYASDPETVLGEVHGVDNGVERLLIAGHEPTWSTLVTWLIGGGRVRMPTAAVACLDLPHGEWTDLAPATCVLRWFVIPRALN; encoded by the coding sequence TTGAAGACATTGCTGGTGATGCGACATGCCAAGTCCGACTGGGGCGCCACCTTCAGCAGCGATCGCGAGCGGCCGCTTTCCCGAAGAGGAATCAATGCCGCACGTCGCGTTGGGCGTTTTCTGTCCGACGCCGGGACAACGCCCGACTTGGTCTTGAGCTCGACGGCAGTTCGAGCTTTGACCACTGCGGAGCTCGCGGCGGATGCGGGCGACTGGGATTGCGAGATCCTCACCAGCGAAAATCTGTACGCATCCGATCCTGAGACCGTGCTCGGAGAGGTCCACGGCGTCGACAACGGTGTCGAGCGCCTTCTGATCGCGGGCCACGAGCCGACGTGGTCGACCCTCGTCACATGGCTGATCGGTGGTGGCAGGGTGCGGATGCCGACGGCCGCTGTCGCGTGCCTCGATTTGCCGCATGGGGAATGGACCGATCTCGCTCCCGCGACGTGTGTGCTGCGGTGGTTCGTCATCCCGAGAGCATTGAATTAG
- a CDS encoding histone H1-like repetitive region-containing protein, which translates to MAQAKKKAAPKKPAAKKPAAKKTTAAKKPAAKKAVAKKKTAAKKPAAKKAAPKKKTAAKKPAAKKAAPKKKTAAKKPAAKKAAPKKKTAAKKPAAKKAAPKKKTAAKKPAAKKAAPKKKTAAKKPAAKKAAPKKKTAAKKPAAKKAAPKKKTAAKKPAAKKKAAPKKK; encoded by the coding sequence ATGGCACAAGCGAAGAAGAAAGCGGCACCGAAGAAACCTGCCGCGAAGAAACCAGCGGCAAAGAAGACGACCGCGGCGAAGAAACCCGCCGCCAAGAAAGCTGTAGCGAAGAAGAAGACCGCGGCGAAGAAGCCAGCTGCCAAAAAGGCCGCGCCGAAAAAGAAGACCGCCGCGAAGAAACCGGCCGCCAAGAAGGCTGCGCCGAAGAAGAAGACCGCCGCGAAGAAGCCGGCCGCCAAGAAGGCTGCGCCGAAGAAGAAGACCGCCGCGAAGAAACCGGCTGCCAAGAAGGCCGCGCCGAAGAAGAAGACCGCCGCGAAGAAGCCGGCTGCCAAGAAGGCCGCGCCGAAGAAGAAGACCGCGGCGAAGAAACCGGCCGCCAAGAAGGCCGCGCCGAAGAAGAAGACCGCCGCGAAGAAGCCGGCCGCCAAGAAGGCTGCGCCGAAGAAGAAGACCGCCGCGAAGAAACCGGCCGCCAAGAAGAAGGCCGCACCGAAGAAGAAGTAA
- a CDS encoding Ppx/GppA family phosphatase gives MVNAKKNSTPNSTTGGAAFPLQVACIDMGSNAIRFLAVEFSDENEYTTLAAERRPVRLGHSVFLSGVLDSKAMDDAVETVADFERQMRDLGTAEYRAVATSAVREAKNRDAFIRRVKKEAGIRLEAISGSEEARLVHLAVSKRIPLGSRKWLLVDLGGGSVEVSLVDEHGAYWSESHTMGSVRLLEELTEAGTDPGRFRRLLAEYVSVLRVPALPDDQQVSGYIATGGNIETLAKLGGLPDEEGVIRLPVETLKTLIEQLARLSYHQRVEELGLRDDRADVILPAAMVYERLAELCRASEIIVPNVGIKEGVVYDLASQLTQKRDHEDRQEREILSSAAALGRKYLFDETHARHVTSLAASLFDQLKPLHALDDADRKILLAAAMLSNIGQFVGYKGHHKHSLYLISNSELPNFSQNEMSMVANVARYHRKAHPRPHHHDFVSLSEEDQDRVTKLASILRIADSLDREHTQRVKGVTVKMTDDDVALWLDGTAGVLLEGWSLKKKANLFSEVFDRSVGLRFLGEEQPIEAEEVV, from the coding sequence ATGGTGAACGCAAAGAAAAACAGCACACCGAATTCCACGACTGGCGGCGCGGCATTTCCGTTGCAGGTGGCGTGCATCGACATGGGATCGAACGCCATCCGCTTCCTCGCCGTCGAGTTCAGTGACGAAAACGAATACACGACCCTTGCCGCCGAACGACGTCCTGTGCGCCTGGGCCACAGCGTGTTCCTATCAGGCGTTCTTGATTCCAAGGCGATGGACGATGCGGTCGAAACGGTGGCCGATTTCGAGCGCCAGATGAGGGATCTCGGCACCGCAGAATACCGGGCGGTGGCAACCAGCGCCGTTCGCGAGGCCAAGAACCGGGACGCATTCATCAGGCGCGTGAAGAAGGAAGCCGGTATCCGGCTCGAAGCCATCAGCGGGTCGGAAGAGGCCCGGCTCGTGCATCTGGCGGTCTCGAAAAGAATCCCGCTCGGCAGCCGCAAGTGGCTTCTAGTCGACCTCGGTGGCGGCAGCGTGGAGGTATCGCTGGTCGATGAGCACGGTGCCTATTGGAGCGAATCCCACACCATGGGCTCGGTTCGTCTGCTCGAGGAGTTGACCGAGGCCGGGACAGATCCCGGACGATTCCGCCGGCTGCTCGCGGAGTACGTATCGGTGCTCAGAGTGCCGGCCCTTCCAGACGACCAGCAGGTGTCCGGGTACATCGCAACCGGCGGAAACATCGAGACGCTCGCCAAGCTCGGGGGCTTGCCCGACGAAGAGGGGGTCATTCGCCTGCCGGTCGAAACCCTGAAAACATTGATCGAACAGTTGGCTCGACTGTCCTATCACCAGCGGGTCGAAGAGCTCGGCCTCCGGGATGATCGCGCGGATGTGATCTTGCCGGCCGCAATGGTCTACGAGAGGCTCGCTGAGCTGTGCCGGGCGAGCGAAATTATCGTTCCGAACGTCGGCATCAAGGAGGGAGTCGTCTACGATCTCGCGAGCCAGCTGACGCAGAAGAGAGATCATGAAGACCGCCAGGAGCGGGAGATCCTGAGCAGCGCCGCTGCCTTGGGCCGCAAGTATCTCTTTGACGAGACCCATGCACGGCACGTGACCTCATTGGCGGCTTCCCTCTTCGATCAGCTCAAACCGCTACATGCCCTCGACGATGCAGATCGCAAGATCCTGTTGGCGGCTGCCATGCTGAGCAACATCGGCCAGTTCGTCGGCTACAAAGGCCACCACAAGCATTCGCTCTATCTCATCTCCAACTCCGAGTTGCCGAACTTCAGCCAAAACGAGATGTCGATGGTTGCAAACGTTGCGCGTTACCATCGCAAGGCTCACCCGAGACCCCACCATCATGATTTCGTGTCGCTCTCCGAGGAGGATCAGGACCGGGTCACGAAGCTGGCCTCGATCTTGCGGATTGCCGACTCGCTCGACCGTGAGCACACACAGCGGGTCAAGGGTGTGACGGTCAAAATGACTGACGATGACGTTGCTCTGTGGCTCGACGGAACAGCAGGTGTCCTGCTCGAAGGCTGGTCCCTCAAAAAAAAGGCCAACCTTTTCAGCGAGGTATTCGACCGCAGCGTAGGCCTCAGGTTCTTGGGTGAGGAGCAGCCGATCGAGGCGGAAGAGGTGGTATGA